From Desmodus rotundus isolate HL8 chromosome 12, HLdesRot8A.1, whole genome shotgun sequence, one genomic window encodes:
- the RABGAP1L gene encoding rab GTPase-activating protein 1-like isoform X9 → MMEEIPITVAYDAHVFSQLQDEDFLTSLVAVSKPRSTVPTKKLKKYEKEYQGMRESQLQQEDPMDRYKFVYL, encoded by the exons ATGATGGAAGAAATCCCCATTACGGTAGCCTATGACGCCCATGTGTTCAGCCAGCTGCAGGACGAAGACTTCCTCACCAGTCTGGTGGCCGTCAGCAAGCCCCGGTCTACG GTACCGACCAAGAAGCTGAAGAAATATGAGAAGGAGTACCAGGGGATGCGCGAGAGCCAGCTGCAGCAGGAGGACCCGATGGACAGATACAAG tttgtaTATTTGTAG